CGACCGTCGTGCCATGGCACGTGGCGAAGCTCAGGTGGACTGGGGCATGGGCGAGCACTTGGCCTTTGCAACCCTGGTGAACAACGGCTACGCCATCCGTATTACTGGCCAGGACTCGGGCCGTGGTACGTTCACGCACCGTCACGCCGTGCTGCACGATCAGAAACGTGAGCGCTGGAACGACGGTACCTACATTCCTTTGCAGAACGTCTCTGAAGGCCAGGCCAACTTCACGGTGATCGACTCGGTCCTGTCCGAAGAAGCCGTGTTGGCTTTTGAATACGGTTACGCTTCGGCAGAGCCCAACATCCTGACTATCTGGGAAGCCCAGTTCGGCGACTTCGCCAACGGTGCCCAGGTTGTTATCGACCAGTTCATTACGTCGGGTGAAGCCAAGTGGGGCCGTCATTGCGGTCTGACTCTGATGCTGCCACACGGCTACGAAGGTCAGGGTCCGGAGCACTCCTCGGCCCGTATCGAGCGCTTCTTGCAACTGTGCGCAGACAACAATATTCAGGTTGTCCAGCCCACCAACGGCGCCCAGATCTTCCACGTTCTGCGTCGTCAGATGATCCGTCCTTTCCGCAAGCCCTTGGTCATCATGACGCCCAAGTCCTTGCTGCGTAACAAAGATGCTACTTCGCCATTGAGCGATCTGGCTGAAGGCCACTTCATGCCTGTGATCGGTGAAACGGATCAGGCGATTGATGCAGCCGCTGTCAAACGTGTTCTAGCTTGCTCGGGCAAGGTTTACTACGATCTGGTGAACCACCGTAAAGAACTGGAGCGCAACGATATTGCCATTATCCGTGTGGAGCAGTTGTATCCATTTGCCCACAAGGCCTTCCAGGCAGAGCTGGCTAAGTACAGCAACGCCAAGGAAGTTATCTGGGTTCAGGACGAACCTCAAAACCAAGGTGCATGGTTCTACGTTCAGCATCACATCTACGAGAACATGACCGAAGGTCAGAAGCTTGGCTACGCCGGTCGTGCCGCTTCCGCTTCGCCTGCAGTGGGTTACCTGGCCAAACACCAGGAACAGCACAAGGCGCTGCTGGAGCAGGCTTTCGGCGCTCGCAAAGGCTTCATGCTGACCAAATAACGCACCCCAAATTTTAAATACGGAAAATATAATCATGGCAATTACTGACGTTCTGGTTCCCCAACTCTCTGAATCCATCTCCGAAGCAACCTTGCTGGAATGGAAAAAACAACCTGGCGAAATGGTCCAGGCTGACGAAATCCTGATCGAAGTCGAAACCGACAAGGTCGTTCTGGAAGTTCCCGCTCCTGCTTCGGGCGTGCTGAGCGAAATCGTCAAGGCCAACGGCAGCACCGTTACCTCCGGCGACGTGCTGGCTCGTATCGACTCCGAAGGCAAGGCTAGCGCTGCTGCTCCTGCCGCCGCTGCTGAAGAAGCCGCTCCTGCTGCTGCCCCAGCCGCTGCAGCTCCTGCTGCCAGCTCGGCCGCCTCTTCGGTTGCTTCGCCTGCAGCTGCCAAGATCCTGGCAGAAAAGGGTGTGGAAGCCAGCTCCGTGGAAGGTTCGGGCCGTGGTGGTCGCATCACCAAGGGTGACGCTCTGGAAGCCAACGCCGCTGCTGCTAAGCCTGCTGCCGCTCCTGTTGCCCCTCCAACCCTGTCCCTGGACGGTCGTCCAGAGCAGCGCGTGCCCATGAGCCGCCTGCGCGCTCGTATCGCCGAGCGTCTGCTGCAGTCGCAGTCCGAAAACGCCATGCTGACCACGTTCAACGAAGTGAACATGCAAGCGGTGCTGGATCTGCGCAAGAAGTACAAGGATCAGTTCGAGAAAGAGCACGGCGTGAAACTGGGCTTCATGTCCTTCTTCGTCAAGGCTGCTGTTGCCGCCCTGAAGAAATACCCCGTGCTGAACGCCTCGGTTGATGGCAAAGACATCATCTACCACGGTTACTTCGATATCGGTGTGGCCGTTGGTAGCCCACGCGGTCTGGTGGTGCCTATCCTGCGTAACGCTGATCAAATGTCCATCGCTGACATCGAAAAGCAAATCGCTGACTTCGGTGCCCGTGCTCGCGATGGCAAGCTGACCCTGGAAGAAATGACAGGCGGTACCTTCTCCATCTCCAACGGTGGTGTGTTCGGCTCCATGCTGTCCACTCCCATCATCAACCCACCTCAGTCCGCCATCCTGGGCATTCACGCCACCAAGGATCGCGCTGTTGTGGAAAATGGTCAGATCGTGGTTCGCCCCATGAACTACCTGGCTATGTCCTACGACCACCGCATCATTGACGGCCGCGAAGCCGTTCTGGGTCTGGTAGCCATGAAAGAAGCGCTGGAAGATCCTCAGCGTTTGCTGCTGAACGTCTAAGCACGCGGTAGTTTCGGTCTAGTATGTTTACGGCCAAGTGCTTGCTTCTAAGCCTTGGCCGACTTTGTTTAAGGCCCTGGGGGCTGGTGTTCGCCGCCTGATTTCTTCCCGTCTGACTTCTGGACGGTCCAGCGAGCCTTTTCACATTTATGGGATTTTTTATGGCTAAGCAATTTGATGTTGTCGTGATTGGTGCAGGCCCCGGTGGCTACATCGCCGCCATTCGTGCCGCTCAACTGGGTATGAGCGTCGCTTGCGTGGACGCATGGTCCACCGCTGAAGGCAAACCCGCTCCTGGCGGTACATGCACCAACGTTGGTTGCATTCCTTCCAAGGCCTTGCTGCAATCGTCCGAACACTTCGAGCACGCCAATCTGCATTTGGCCGAGCACGGCGTGGACGTCAAGGGCGTATCGCTGAACCTGGACAAGCTGGTCGGCCGCAAAGATGTGGTCGTCAAGCAAAACAACGACGGTATCTTGTACCTGTTCAAGAAGAACAAAGTTAACTTCTTCCACGGCACCGCTTCGTTTGGCGCCAAGGTTGACGGAGGCTGGTCGGTGAATGTGGCTGGTGCCAACGCCGAAGAGCTGGTTGCCAAGAACGTCATTATCGCGACCGGTAGCTCGGCTCGTGCCTTGCCCGGTGCCGAGTTCGACGAAGAGCAGATTCTGTCCAACGACGGCGCATTGCGTCTGCCCAAGGTTCCCAAGAAGCTGGCCGTTATCGGTGCCGGTGTGATTGGTCTGGAACTGGGTAGCGTGTGGCGTCGTCTGGGTGCCGAAGTGACCATTCTGGAAGGCGCTCCCGAGTTCCTGTCCGCCGTGGATCGCGACGTGGCCAAGGAAGCCCTGAAAGCTTTCACCAAGCAAGGTCTGAAGATCAATGTGGGCGTGAAAGTTGGCGAGATCAAGAAGTCTGCCAAACAGGTCACTATCAACTACGTAGACGCTGCAGGCGCCGAGCAAAAGCTGGAAGCCGACAAGCTGATCGTCTCCATTGGCCGTGTGCCTAACACCGCTGGTCTGGGTGCAGAAACCATTGGTCTGAAACTGGACGAGCGTGGTTTCGTGGTTGTGGACGACGATTGCGCCACCAGCCTGCCAGGTATCTGGGCAGTGGGTGACGTGGTGCGTGGTCCTATGCTGGCTCACAAAGCCGAAGAAGAAGGTGTGGCTGTGGCCGAGCGTCTGGCGGGTCAGCAACCTCACGTCAACTTCGACACCGTGCCTTGGGTTATCTACACCTCCCCCGAAATCGCTTGGGTTGGCAAGACCGAACAGCAACTG
This genomic window from Alcaligenes faecalis contains:
- the odhB gene encoding 2-oxoglutarate dehydrogenase complex dihydrolipoyllysine-residue succinyltransferase, whose amino-acid sequence is MAITDVLVPQLSESISEATLLEWKKQPGEMVQADEILIEVETDKVVLEVPAPASGVLSEIVKANGSTVTSGDVLARIDSEGKASAAAPAAAAEEAAPAAAPAAAAPAASSAASSVASPAAAKILAEKGVEASSVEGSGRGGRITKGDALEANAAAAKPAAAPVAPPTLSLDGRPEQRVPMSRLRARIAERLLQSQSENAMLTTFNEVNMQAVLDLRKKYKDQFEKEHGVKLGFMSFFVKAAVAALKKYPVLNASVDGKDIIYHGYFDIGVAVGSPRGLVVPILRNADQMSIADIEKQIADFGARARDGKLTLEEMTGGTFSISNGGVFGSMLSTPIINPPQSAILGIHATKDRAVVENGQIVVRPMNYLAMSYDHRIIDGREAVLGLVAMKEALEDPQRLLLNV
- the lpdA gene encoding dihydrolipoyl dehydrogenase: MAKQFDVVVIGAGPGGYIAAIRAAQLGMSVACVDAWSTAEGKPAPGGTCTNVGCIPSKALLQSSEHFEHANLHLAEHGVDVKGVSLNLDKLVGRKDVVVKQNNDGILYLFKKNKVNFFHGTASFGAKVDGGWSVNVAGANAEELVAKNVIIATGSSARALPGAEFDEEQILSNDGALRLPKVPKKLAVIGAGVIGLELGSVWRRLGAEVTILEGAPEFLSAVDRDVAKEALKAFTKQGLKINVGVKVGEIKKSAKQVTINYVDAAGAEQKLEADKLIVSIGRVPNTAGLGAETIGLKLDERGFVVVDDDCATSLPGIWAVGDVVRGPMLAHKAEEEGVAVAERLAGQQPHVNFDTVPWVIYTSPEIAWVGKTEQQLKTEGRAYRAGSFPFLANGRARALGDTTGFVKVLADAKTDEVLGVHFVGPVASELVAEAVAIMEFRGASEDIARICHAHPTLSEALKEAALAVDKRALNF